The sequence below is a genomic window from Clostridium putrefaciens.
TGCTAGTCCTATTATTGCTATGGCTCCAGATTTTAATGTCATACCCATGACTTTGTCTTCACAGTAGCCTTTAGCTAAAATAGATTTGAATACTATAGAAGAAAAGACCAATGCAGCTAAAGCGTCCATAGTTTGATAACCTTCTTTAAGCCCTGAAGCAATAGGGAGAGTTTTACCTGTATTTATAATAGGAGATGTAGGAAACAGTATACCTTTGACTATCAATATAGACAGGGTTATTAGCAGTATAGGAGTTAGATATTTACCTATAAGGTCCATAATTTGCGATGGATTTAGTACAAATACTAAATTTAAAACAAAGTAAAATATTACAAATGCAAGAGCTGGCACACCTGGAAATACAGGAGATATAGCAAGCTCATAAGTTGTAGCTGCGGTTCTTGGTATTGCAAGCAAAGGTCCAATGGTTAAAAATAAGGATATAGAAAATATCTTAGTGAAAATTGGTCCTACAGGTAGTCCTATATTTTCAAAATCACCATTAACCTTAGTACAAGCAATAATTCCTAGAAGTGGTAGTCCTACTCCTGTAAGTATAAAACCTATAGCGGAGAAGACGTAGCTTGTTCCAAATATGTTTCCAAGATAGGGTGGGAATATAAGGTTGCCTGCACCAAAAAACATTGCAAATAGTGCAAAACCTATTATTATTATATCTTTTGTGGATTTTTTCATTAGAGCACCTCAATTCATAAAATTTATATTATGTATTAGTGGATATTAGGCTTTAGT
It includes:
- the brnQ gene encoding branched-chain amino acid transport system II carrier protein, with translation MKKSTKDIIIIGFALFAMFFGAGNLIFPPYLGNIFGTSYVFSAIGFILTGVGLPLLGIIACTKVNGDFENIGLPVGPIFTKIFSISLFLTIGPLLAIPRTAATTYELAISPVFPGVPALAFVIFYFVLNLVFVLNPSQIMDLIGKYLTPILLITLSILIVKGILFPTSPIINTGKTLPIASGLKEGYQTMDALAALVFSSIVFKSILAKGYCEDKVMGMTLKSGAIAIIGLAVVYSGLMHLGAQTSSVFDSDVSKTFLLLEISQRNLGSIGSILIGITIGVACFTTSVGLISSGSSFFEGLTNGRLSYKFNAIFMSIIGVVIGSSGVEQIVKFAGPILNILYPIAITLILLTLIKDTIKNNNVFKITVYTSLLFSILSTLSNVKYINSYNIKTINLLTKLPLYDSGFVWVVPTIVMFITSFILLNNKTSKSTIFAD